The following proteins come from a genomic window of Vicia villosa cultivar HV-30 ecotype Madison, WI unplaced genomic scaffold, Vvil1.0 ctg.001129F_1_1_2_unsc, whole genome shotgun sequence:
- the LOC131633488 gene encoding uncharacterized protein LOC131633488, producing MSDWGPVFVSIVLFVLLTPGLLFQIPGRSRCIEFGNFQTSGASILIHSLLYFGLVCIFFLAVKIHLCKLCKVMAADWAPVVISVVLFVLLSPGLLFQLPAKGRVVAFGSMQTSGISILVHTIIFFGLITIFLLAIGVHIYSG from the exons ATGTCGGATTGGGGGCCAGTGTTTGTTTCAATTGTGCTATTTGTTTTGTTGACGCCAGGATTGTTGTTTCAGATACCTGGACGGTCGAGATGCATTGAGTTTGGAAACTTTCAGACAAGTGGTGCTTCAATACTCATTCATTCTCTTCTCTATTTTGGTCTCGTTTGCATTTTCTTCCTTGCTGTTAAGATTCACCT GTG TAAATTGTGCAAAGTGATGGCTGCTGATTGGGCTCCGGTGGTGATATCAGTGGTGCTATTTGTTCTACTAAGTCCAGGACTACTCTTCCAGCTACCTGCTAAGGGAAGGGTGGTGGCTTTTGGAAGCATGCAAACTAGTGGTATCTCTATCTTGGTCCATACCATCATCTTCTTTGGACTCATCACCATTTTTCTACTTGCTATTGGTGTCCATATCTACTCAGgataa